Proteins from one Pseudomonas grandcourensis genomic window:
- a CDS encoding MFS transporter: MLLPILLLSAAGFTVLTTEFIIVGLLPAIARDLEVSIPQAGLLVTLFAFTVAAFGPFLTAYFARFERRKLFISVLVMFGLANTLAALAPNIWVMAFARLIPALGLPVFWALASETAVDIVGPDYAGRAIAKIGFGIVCATVFGIPVGTLISDAFGWRSAFAILAVIAFAKALLLFIYLPRTNLHQHQVSFRSQFKILRSPLMLGHVLLSVIVFSGMFTAYTYLADILERLAGFNGTVVGWCLMGFGAVGLIGNSLGGRAVDRHPLMASMMFCAFMIAGLVALVPNIHSPLGLAAAMGIWGVTQAALFLVSHVRLMKAAPEAPAFAASLNIAGANLGIGLGAMIGGRVIDSVGLQGLGFAAAAFILASILLAIALMTFKPREEITAL; the protein is encoded by the coding sequence ATGCTGTTGCCCATTCTTCTGTTGTCCGCCGCCGGCTTCACGGTGCTGACCACGGAATTCATCATCGTTGGCCTATTGCCGGCTATCGCCAGGGACCTGGAGGTCAGCATCCCGCAAGCCGGTTTGCTGGTAACCCTGTTCGCTTTCACCGTGGCCGCTTTCGGGCCGTTCCTGACGGCGTATTTCGCCCGCTTCGAGCGTCGCAAGCTGTTCATCTCGGTACTGGTCATGTTTGGCCTGGCCAACACGCTCGCGGCGCTGGCGCCTAACATCTGGGTGATGGCGTTTGCCCGCTTGATCCCGGCGCTGGGGCTGCCGGTGTTCTGGGCCTTGGCCAGCGAAACGGCGGTGGACATCGTCGGGCCGGATTACGCCGGTCGCGCCATCGCCAAGATCGGCTTCGGCATTGTCTGCGCCACGGTGTTCGGCATTCCCGTGGGCACGCTGATTTCCGATGCGTTCGGCTGGCGCAGTGCCTTCGCGATTCTGGCGGTCATCGCCTTTGCCAAGGCGTTGCTGCTGTTTATCTATCTGCCCAGGACCAACCTGCACCAGCATCAGGTGAGCTTTCGTTCGCAGTTCAAGATCCTGCGCAGCCCGCTGATGCTCGGTCATGTGCTGCTGTCAGTGATTGTGTTCAGCGGTATGTTCACCGCGTACACCTATCTGGCGGACATCCTTGAGCGCTTGGCCGGTTTCAACGGCACCGTGGTCGGCTGGTGCCTGATGGGCTTCGGCGCGGTCGGGCTGATCGGCAACTCCCTCGGCGGCCGGGCGGTGGATCGTCACCCGCTGATGGCGTCGATGATGTTCTGTGCGTTCATGATTGCCGGCCTGGTGGCGCTGGTGCCGAACATCCATTCGCCGCTCGGTCTGGCGGCAGCGATGGGCATCTGGGGCGTGACCCAGGCGGCGTTGTTCCTGGTCAGCCATGTGCGCCTGATGAAGGCCGCGCCCGAAGCGCCGGCCTTTGCCGCGTCGCTGAACATCGCCGGGGCCAACCTCGGAATCGGTCTGGGCGCGATGATCGGTGGTCGGGTGATCGATAGTGTCGGCCTGCAAGGCCTTGGCTTTGCGGCA
- a CDS encoding DUF1993 family protein, translating to MTISLYDASVPVFQQMLNALSDVLKKAEAHATEKNIDPNAFLQARLFPDMFPLVRQVQIAVDFSKGVTGRLAEVELPKYDDTETTFADLQALIAKALAFIGSITPAQINGKEGIEIVTRPGTPKEKRFSGQSYLLTYGLPQFFFHVTTTYALLRHNGVEVGKRDYMGAF from the coding sequence ATGACCATTTCCCTGTACGACGCTTCCGTGCCTGTTTTCCAGCAAATGCTCAACGCCCTGAGCGATGTACTGAAAAAGGCCGAAGCCCACGCTACCGAAAAAAACATCGACCCTAACGCCTTCCTGCAAGCGCGCCTGTTCCCGGACATGTTCCCGCTGGTGCGTCAGGTGCAGATCGCCGTTGATTTCAGCAAGGGCGTTACCGGTCGCCTGGCCGAAGTCGAACTGCCGAAGTACGACGACACAGAAACCACCTTCGCGGATCTGCAAGCGCTGATCGCCAAGGCCCTGGCCTTCATCGGCAGCATTACGCCTGCGCAGATCAACGGCAAGGAAGGCATCGAGATCGTCACCCGTCCGGGCACGCCTAAAGAGAAGCGCTTCAGCGGCCAGTCTTACCTGCTGACCTACGGCCTGCCGCAGTTCTTCTTCCACGTCACCACCACTTACGCACTGCTGCGCCACAACGGCGTGGAAGTGGGCAAGCGCGACTACATGGGCGCGTTCTAA
- the sstT gene encoding serine/threonine transporter SstT, with product MTASSPSLLQRLKRLSLVTQIVIGLIAGIALALIAPDMAKSTAFIGKVFVSALKAVAPILVFVLVMASIANHKHGQETHIRPILFLYLLGTFAAAVVAVVASMTFPSSLVLSTQDVAVTAPGGIGEVLQSLLLSVVDNPVSALMNANFIGILAWAIGMGVAIRHAGDTTREVLGDLSNGVTVIVRLVISFAPLGIFGLVASTLATSGFGALIGYAHLLAVLLGCMLFVALVMNPLIVFWKLRRNPYPLVLTCLRESGITAFFTRSSAANIPVNLELSKRLGLHEDTYSVSIPLGATINMAGAAITITVLTLAAVHTLGIAVDVPTAILLSVVAAICACGASGVAGGSLLLIPLACSLFGIPSEIAMQVVAVGFIIGVLQDSAETALNSSTDVLFTAAACMGEEQKAERLA from the coding sequence ATGACTGCTTCATCCCCTTCTCTATTGCAACGCCTTAAACGCTTGAGCCTGGTCACACAGATCGTGATCGGCCTGATCGCCGGTATTGCCCTGGCGCTGATTGCCCCCGACATGGCGAAGTCCACGGCGTTCATCGGCAAAGTGTTTGTCTCGGCACTGAAAGCCGTCGCGCCGATTCTGGTGTTCGTGCTGGTCATGGCGTCGATTGCCAACCACAAGCACGGTCAGGAAACCCACATTCGGCCGATTCTGTTTCTGTATCTGCTGGGTACTTTCGCCGCTGCCGTGGTGGCGGTGGTTGCCAGCATGACGTTCCCGTCGAGCCTGGTGCTATCGACCCAGGACGTCGCGGTCACAGCGCCGGGCGGGATTGGCGAAGTGTTGCAAAGCCTGTTGCTGAGCGTGGTCGATAATCCGGTCAGCGCCCTGATGAACGCCAACTTCATCGGTATTCTGGCGTGGGCCATCGGTATGGGCGTTGCCATCCGTCATGCCGGCGACACCACCCGTGAAGTGCTGGGCGACCTGTCCAACGGCGTGACGGTGATCGTGCGTCTGGTGATCAGCTTCGCCCCGCTGGGCATCTTCGGCCTGGTGGCCTCGACCCTGGCCACTTCCGGCTTCGGCGCCTTGATCGGCTACGCCCACCTGCTGGCCGTGCTGCTGGGCTGCATGCTGTTCGTGGCACTGGTGATGAACCCGCTCATCGTGTTCTGGAAACTGCGCCGCAACCCGTACCCGCTGGTGCTGACCTGCCTGCGCGAAAGCGGCATCACGGCGTTCTTCACCCGTAGCTCGGCGGCGAACATTCCGGTCAACCTGGAATTGAGCAAGCGTCTGGGCCTGCACGAAGACACCTATTCGGTATCGATCCCGCTGGGCGCGACCATCAACATGGCCGGCGCGGCAATCACCATCACCGTGCTGACCCTGGCGGCCGTGCATACCCTGGGCATCGCCGTGGACGTTCCCACCGCGATCCTGCTGAGCGTCGTCGCAGCGATCTGCGCCTGTGGTGCTTCGGGCGTGGCCGGTGGTTCGCTGTTGCTGATTCCACTAGCGTGCAGCCTGTTCGGCATCCCGAGCGAAATCGCCATGCAGGTGGTGGCGGTCGGTTTCATCATCGGCGTGTTGCAGGATTCGGCGGAGACTGCGCTGAATTCGTCCACCGATGTGCTGTTCACCGCGGCGGCTTGTATGGGTGAAGAGCAGAAAGCCGAGCGTCTGGCCTGA